The Metamycoplasma subdolum DNA window TGAAAAAGAATACCTTGAATGTGTTAATTTAATGAATAAATATGGCAAAATGGATAAGAAAGATTTTGTCAAAAAGATGCAAAAAGAACACCCTGAAAAATACGTTTAATTTACTAAAAATTAAAAAAGAACAAAAAATTCCTTCAATGAGGAATTTTTTTTGTTTCACTATTTTTCTATTATATTTTTGAACGCAAAAATATAAGTCGGATTTTTAAAAAACTACTTTGAACAAGTAGATTTTTAAAAAAAGTAAAATTGAATTACCTTTAAAAAAAATAACCAAGGAGGATAATATGAATCTTCGGACAAAGTTGAATTTTGTCATCAAATGATACCAAATTAGAAAATTAATTGATGAGTTAAAAGAGATTGCGGAAAAAATTAAAAAGATTCCAAATAAAAACGATCCTTTTTATGAAATAGATATACTAAGAGAACTTAGAGTAAAAACTTTTGAAGAAATAATCAAAAAATTGAAATCTAAGTTGAGTGAAGATGAACTTATTATATATGTAAACATTTTCGAAAAATTTGTAAATATAAATAATACAAAATGATATGAGAAGTACTTCACAAGAGCTAGTTATTACCGCAAATTGCCTGGACTTTTAAGCAAGATTTTCTACTATGTTATCTCAACTTAATGAAGAAAAATAAAAAAAAGAGGAAGTTAGTCATCTAGTTGGCTAACTTCTTCTATTTCTTATAACTGACAAGCTTCTAAACTCTCGCTTAGAATACAACCTCGAGGTTGATAAACAACTGAGATTGCAATTTAATTATAACAAACGAAAAAATTTTTTTTAATATTTTCTTAAAATTTATTAAAAATACAAAATTTTTATCCATATTTTTCTAATTTTTTATTGATTTTAAGAATAAATTTGGAAATTGCCCTATTCTGATGAAAAATTGTTTTCATGATATGCTTTCAACTTTTCTCTACGTTTTGGATGCTTCAATTTACGTAAAATTTTAGTTTCCATTTGTCTTACTTTTTCTTTGGAAATGCCAAGTTCTTCAGCAAGCTCTTCCAATTTGTGTTCATGATATGGATTACCGTTTTCATCAGTTCCTACACCAAATCGTTTTTGAATTAAAGTTTTATCATCTGGATCAAGTTTTTCCAACATCTCATGTAAAATAGTGCTTAGTTCTTCTTTTGAAGCAAAATCAGTAGGATTTATTACTGATTCATCTTTTACGAAGTCTGAAAATGATGAGTTTTCTTCTTTGCCAATACTTTTATCAAGTGAAATTGGATCAATATTAATTTTTCTTATATATCTAACTTTTTCGGCAGTAAAATCTTGACCGTATTTTTTAGCAATTTCTTCATAAGTTGGTGCGTAGCCGTTTTCTTGTTGAAGTTCTCTTTCAATTTTCAAGATTTTATTGATTGTTTCAACCATGTGAACTGGTACTCTTATAGTTCTTGCTTGATCTGCCACTGCACGAGTAATTGCTTGGCGAATTCATCAAGTAGCATATGTTGAGAATTTAAAGCCTTTTTTGTAATCATACTTAGAAACAGCCTTCATAATTCCAGAGTTTCCTTCACTAATTAAGTCAATAAAGCTTAAACCTCTGTTTTTGTAACGTTTAGCATTATTAATAACTAACCTTAAATTTCTTTTAACAAGCATATCGCGCGCTCTTTTAAATTTATAGTAATTATTACTATTTTGGGCTTCTTCCATCTTAACAGCGAGTTCTTTTTCTTCTTTAGGGGTTAAAAGTTTTCCGTATTTACCGATTCATCTCATATATCATTTAACAATGTCATTAGTTTCGGTAAGTTTATTGCCTAAACGCCCTTCATCTTTAGAACCACGATTTGGATCATCTAATTTAATTTCAAAAGTATCATAATTTTTCAAAAGCGAGTCAGCATTGAATTCATATTCATCATCTGACATATCAACATCTTCTTCATCTTCATCATCATCTTTTGTAGAAATATAAAGTGAATCATCTGTTTTTTCTAAATCATCATCGTCTTTTTTTCTAATTGAAGAATCATCATACTCTTCATCAATGTTTAATTCTTCATCGTCGTCTTCAACATCTTCTAAACTACTTTCATCAAATAGTTCATCGTCATCTGGTTCGGAAAGTTTAAAATCTTCATCATCTTCAAATTCATCAAATGAAGGCGCTTTATCTTTCTTGACAGGTTTTTTTGTTGATTTCGCTTTTTTTACTGAATCAATAAAGTCAGTTTCTTCAATATCGTCTTCATCGCCAAAATCAACTTCATTAATTAAAATATTTTTATTTAATAATTCTTCAAAAAGTAAATCAATAACTTTTTCATCTTCCATAAATAATTTTTGTTTTTCTAAAATGGCAAAAACTTCTTCTTGATTGAATGCTACCTTTTTAGGATTTTTCTTTTTAGCTTTTTCAAGCTCTTTTTGAATTGACTTTACTACTAAATCAATTGATTTTTTTATTTCATTTTCTGTGCTCATATTAACCTACTTTTTTGTTCCTAAAATTTTTTCAGCAGTTAAGTGTTCTTTTTGATTTTCAACAACTTCATTTTCTGCGTTTAGCGATCTAAGATGATCTTGAATTTTCGCTTCATTTAT harbors:
- a CDS encoding RNA polymerase sigma factor → MSTENEIKKSIDLVVKSIQKELEKAKKKNPKKVAFNQEEVFAILEKQKLFMEDEKVIDLLFEELLNKNILINEVDFGDEDDIEETDFIDSVKKAKSTKKPVKKDKAPSFDEFEDDEDFKLSEPDDDELFDESSLEDVEDDDEELNIDEEYDDSSIRKKDDDDLEKTDDSLYISTKDDDEDEEDVDMSDDEYEFNADSLLKNYDTFEIKLDDPNRGSKDEGRLGNKLTETNDIVKWYMRWIGKYGKLLTPKEEKELAVKMEEAQNSNNYYKFKRARDMLVKRNLRLVINNAKRYKNRGLSFIDLISEGNSGIMKAVSKYDYKKGFKFSTYATWWIRQAITRAVADQARTIRVPVHMVETINKILKIERELQQENGYAPTYEEIAKKYGQDFTAEKVRYIRKINIDPISLDKSIGKEENSSFSDFVKDESVINPTDFASKEELSTILHEMLEKLDPDDKTLIQKRFGVGTDENGNPYHEHKLEELAEELGISKEKVRQMETKILRKLKHPKRREKLKAYHENNFSSE